In Chryseobacterium lactis, a single genomic region encodes these proteins:
- a CDS encoding cysteine desulfurase family protein, whose translation MDKIYLDNAATTPLADEVIDAMVGTMKMNFGNPSSTHSFGQEAKILIENVRRQVADYLHVTPAEIIFTSCGTESNNMIIKSSVEHLGVERIISSPLEHKCVSESILDMKSRKGVEVNYIRPNEKGDIELDKLEELLKASDKKTLVSLMHANNEIGNIINIKKVAELCKQYKALFHSDTVQTMAHMNLDLSDIPVDFASCSAHKFHGPKGSGFAFIRKATGLKGIITGGPQERSLRAGTENVAGIVGLGKALELSLNHMEEYTNHMQEIKDYAIERLSAEIEGIKFNGRSAEKENSLYTVLSALLPYKNPLIGLQLDMKGIAISQGSACSSGASKPSMVMMMVLSEDEMDHCTPLRISFSHMTTKSEIDSLVDVLKEISKDFAIEKTNVEHR comes from the coding sequence ATGGATAAAATATATTTAGATAATGCCGCAACCACTCCGCTTGCAGATGAAGTTATAGATGCAATGGTGGGCACGATGAAGATGAATTTCGGAAATCCGTCTTCAACCCATAGTTTTGGCCAGGAAGCAAAAATCCTTATTGAAAATGTAAGAAGACAGGTTGCAGACTATCTTCATGTAACTCCTGCTGAGATCATTTTCACTTCCTGTGGAACAGAATCAAACAATATGATCATTAAATCCTCTGTAGAACATCTTGGGGTAGAAAGGATCATCAGTTCTCCTTTGGAACATAAATGTGTTTCCGAAAGTATTTTGGATATGAAAAGCAGAAAGGGCGTAGAAGTAAACTACATCCGTCCCAATGAAAAAGGAGATATTGAACTTGATAAATTAGAAGAATTATTAAAAGCTTCAGATAAAAAAACATTGGTAAGCTTAATGCATGCCAATAACGAAATCGGAAATATTATCAATATTAAAAAGGTAGCCGAATTATGCAAGCAATACAAAGCGCTTTTCCATTCGGATACCGTACAGACCATGGCTCATATGAACCTTGATCTTTCTGATATTCCGGTGGATTTTGCTTCTTGCAGTGCTCATAAGTTTCATGGGCCTAAAGGTTCCGGTTTTGCTTTCATCAGAAAAGCAACAGGGTTAAAAGGAATTATTACCGGAGGACCACAGGAAAGAAGCTTAAGAGCAGGTACGGAAAATGTTGCCGGAATTGTAGGACTTGGAAAGGCATTAGAGCTTTCTCTGAATCATATGGAAGAATATACGAACCATATGCAGGAGATTAAAGACTATGCTATCGAAAGACTTTCTGCTGAAATTGAAGGAATAAAATTCAACGGACGTAGTGCTGAGAAGGAAAATAGTCTTTATACGGTATTAAGTGCTTTATTACCTTATAAAAATCCGTTAATCGGACTTCAGCTGGATATGAAAGGAATTGCTATTTCTCAGGGAAGCGCGTGCTCTTCGGGAGCTTCTAAACCTTCGATGGTGATGATGATGGTTCTTTCTGAAGATGAAATGGATCATTGTACGCCATTACGTATCTCTTTCAGCCATATGACGACAAAATCAGAGATTGATTCGTTGGTGGATGTGTTGAAAGAAATTTCAAAGGATTTTGCTATAGAAAAAACTAATGTTGAGCATAGATAG
- a CDS encoding FAD-binding oxidoreductase, with the protein MKPNFTQKVTNWGNYPVVEKEMRSEDSFKKIKEFVLNHNEIIARGNGRCYGDASLGETIFSTKKLNKFISFDRLNGIIECESGVLLSDVLEISVQQGYFLYVTPGTKFISVGGAIASDVHGKNHHAEGCFSEYVIEFKLMTESGEIITCSREENAEKFWATIGGMGLTGIILTAKFKLKNIESAYIRQESIKADNLDEIFRLFEESESWTYTVAWIDCLQKGQNIGRSILMRGEHAFQHELPQNLGKTPLRLKKKLQPTVPFYFPGFVLNALTVKIFNWLYYKKQAKKEVKNFIDYETFFYPLDAINDWNKIYGKSGFIQYQMVIPKEAGKEGMKRILETIAKSGNGSFLAVLKLFGKNNPQAYNSFPVEGYTLALDFKVNSKLKKLVDQLDSIVQEFGGRIYLTKDSMSRSSLTNYLKNIQSSKFVSLQHKRIINNNS; encoded by the coding sequence ATGAAGCCAAATTTCACACAGAAAGTTACAAACTGGGGTAATTACCCGGTCGTAGAAAAGGAAATGAGATCGGAGGACAGCTTCAAAAAGATAAAAGAATTTGTACTCAATCACAACGAAATTATTGCAAGAGGAAATGGAAGATGCTACGGAGATGCTTCGTTGGGAGAAACTATATTTTCTACTAAAAAATTAAATAAATTCATAAGTTTTGACCGTTTGAACGGAATTATAGAGTGCGAATCAGGAGTATTGCTTTCTGATGTGCTTGAAATATCGGTTCAGCAAGGCTATTTTCTATATGTCACTCCCGGAACGAAATTTATTTCTGTTGGAGGAGCGATTGCTTCCGATGTTCATGGCAAAAATCATCATGCTGAAGGGTGTTTTTCGGAGTATGTGATTGAATTTAAATTAATGACTGAGAGTGGGGAAATTATTACCTGCTCCCGGGAAGAAAATGCAGAGAAGTTCTGGGCTACCATTGGTGGTATGGGGCTTACCGGAATTATTCTTACCGCAAAATTTAAGCTTAAAAATATTGAATCTGCATACATTCGTCAGGAAAGTATTAAAGCAGATAATCTTGATGAAATTTTCAGACTGTTTGAGGAAAGTGAAAGCTGGACGTATACGGTGGCCTGGATTGATTGTCTTCAGAAAGGTCAGAATATCGGAAGAAGTATTCTGATGAGAGGAGAACATGCTTTTCAACATGAACTTCCACAGAATTTAGGAAAAACACCTTTAAGGTTAAAGAAAAAATTACAACCTACAGTTCCTTTTTATTTTCCGGGATTTGTTTTGAATGCGTTGACAGTGAAGATTTTCAACTGGTTGTACTATAAAAAACAAGCCAAAAAGGAAGTAAAGAATTTTATAGATTACGAAACTTTCTTCTATCCGCTGGATGCTATTAATGACTGGAATAAAATCTACGGAAAATCGGGATTTATTCAATACCAGATGGTTATTCCCAAGGAAGCCGGAAAAGAAGGGATGAAAAGAATTCTTGAAACGATTGCCAAAAGTGGAAACGGATCGTTCCTGGCTGTTTTAAAACTTTTCGGGAAAAATAATCCTCAAGCGTACAATTCATTTCCGGTTGAAGGATATACATTGGCATTGGATTTTAAAGTGAATTCGAAATTAAAAAAGCTGGTAGATCAGCTTGATAGCATCGTTCAGGAATTTGGTGGCAGAATTTATCTTACCAAAGATAGCATGAGCAGATCGTCTCTGACGAATTACCTGAAAAATATTCAAAGTTCTAAATTTGTGTCTTTACAGCACAAAAGAATCATAAATAACAACTCATAA
- a CDS encoding OmpA family protein, with protein MKFTKTYVAALFLSSALLLTSCEAVQNSNNQQRGTAVGVASGAVLGGILGNNVGRGGNGAIGAVLGGIIGGVAGNVIGNKMDKQAKDIKETLPGAQVERVGDGIKVTMNESIVNFAFDSSNLTSTAQTNLDKLAKVLNDNPDTNINIYGYTDSVGKDAYNMALSQRRADAVKAYLVGKGLAGSRMYTKGEGKNMPVATNDTDEGRAKNRRVEFAITANEKMINDAKQGQ; from the coding sequence ATGAAATTTACTAAAACATATGTAGCAGCACTTTTCTTGTCATCAGCATTATTATTGACAAGTTGTGAGGCGGTTCAGAATTCAAATAACCAGCAAAGAGGTACTGCTGTAGGTGTAGCTTCAGGAGCTGTACTTGGAGGTATCCTTGGAAATAACGTAGGTAGAGGAGGAAATGGAGCGATTGGAGCGGTATTAGGCGGTATTATCGGTGGAGTTGCAGGTAACGTTATCGGTAACAAAATGGATAAGCAGGCTAAAGATATTAAAGAAACATTACCTGGAGCTCAGGTAGAAAGAGTAGGAGACGGTATTAAAGTTACAATGAACGAAAGTATTGTAAACTTTGCTTTTGATTCTTCAAACCTTACTTCTACTGCACAAACTAACTTAGATAAATTAGCTAAAGTATTAAATGATAACCCGGATACCAATATCAACATCTACGGGTATACAGACAGTGTAGGTAAAGATGCTTACAATATGGCGCTTTCTCAAAGAAGAGCGGATGCTGTAAAAGCATATTTAGTAGGAAAAGGACTTGCAGGTAGCAGAATGTACACGAAAGGTGAAGGTAAAAATATGCCGGTTGCAACCAATGATACTGACGAAGGAAGAGCTAAAAACAGAAGAGTTGAGTTCGCTATTACAGCCAATGAAAAAATGATTAATGATGCCAAGCAAGGGCAGTAA
- a CDS encoding SDR family NAD(P)-dependent oxidoreductase: MIVLGSTSEVAQAFVEKALQEGEKFEKIYLFTSNKETTERFARHIDVKFLQQAEVVELDLTKEIDYNRFDYINSNVLFCAVGYLGEGTEEGLYDNRNTERIIDINYSKLVPVMNYFAQKFESRRSGTIIGLSSVAGDRGRQSNFIYGSAKAAFTAYLSGLRNYLFDKKVHVLTIKPGFMATKMTEGLPLNPKLTATPKQAAACIYKAFKKQKNVAYVLPIWNIIMMIIRNIPEFIFKKLKL, from the coding sequence ATGATAGTTCTGGGAAGTACATCTGAAGTGGCACAGGCTTTTGTGGAAAAAGCACTTCAGGAAGGAGAAAAATTTGAAAAAATCTATCTTTTTACCTCAAATAAAGAAACCACTGAAAGGTTCGCAAGACATATTGATGTGAAATTTTTACAACAAGCGGAAGTCGTTGAACTCGATCTGACGAAAGAAATTGATTACAACAGATTTGATTATATCAATTCAAATGTATTATTTTGTGCCGTAGGATATTTGGGCGAAGGAACAGAAGAAGGTCTTTATGATAACAGGAATACAGAACGTATTATTGATATCAATTATTCGAAGCTGGTACCCGTGATGAATTATTTTGCGCAGAAATTTGAAAGCCGCAGATCAGGAACCATTATCGGACTTTCGTCGGTGGCAGGAGACAGAGGAAGACAAAGTAATTTTATTTATGGAAGTGCAAAGGCCGCTTTTACAGCATATCTGAGTGGGTTGAGAAACTATCTTTTTGACAAAAAAGTACATGTTCTTACCATAAAACCGGGATTTATGGCAACCAAAATGACAGAAGGCTTACCTTTAAATCCTAAATTAACTGCAACCCCAAAGCAAGCTGCTGCCTGCATTTACAAAGCTTTCAAAAAGCAAAAAAATGTGGCATATGTTTTGCCAATTTGGAATATTATCATGATGATTATCAGAAATATCCCTGAATTTATATTCAAAAAATTAAAGCTTTAA
- a CDS encoding L,D-transpeptidase, whose amino-acid sequence MKNISVKKTFLYACLGAISLVSCKKEIEKISDTFKDTVSASNIPEAEKDSVKKDSVPVVKKESAPPVMQENGFYNAFVLPKDKKMRDSVYSEFSKKYNVEERTAILALNRLDSKSKWNADTLVVPAKIDTTLMAYSPFPMQLDVLSGVKKFVIFSYPIQAYAVYSNGSLVKWGPTSMGKKAAQTTRGLTFANWKKKLSISTVSTEWKLPYNFNIHNIGGIGWHEYTLPGYPASHSCLRLLRKDAQWLYSYADTWILSPGGATTKARGTAVMVFGDYNWGGRRPWKKLLDDPNANNISVEELTKLLEPDVPKMLKEQANREKVADSIKTARAMAPPVQNERVGDTLSK is encoded by the coding sequence ATGAAGAACATATCTGTGAAAAAAACATTTTTATATGCTTGCTTAGGTGCAATATCTCTTGTTTCCTGTAAAAAGGAGATAGAAAAAATAAGCGACACTTTTAAAGATACTGTTTCTGCATCCAATATCCCGGAAGCAGAAAAAGACTCTGTAAAGAAAGATTCTGTGCCTGTGGTGAAAAAGGAATCTGCCCCACCGGTAATGCAGGAGAATGGTTTCTATAATGCTTTCGTTCTACCGAAAGATAAAAAAATGAGAGACTCCGTATATTCGGAATTCAGCAAAAAGTATAATGTTGAAGAACGTACTGCTATTCTGGCTTTAAACAGGCTGGATTCTAAAAGTAAATGGAACGCCGATACGTTGGTAGTTCCTGCAAAAATAGATACAACATTGATGGCATATTCACCATTCCCGATGCAGTTGGATGTATTAAGTGGGGTGAAAAAGTTTGTTATCTTCTCATATCCTATACAAGCTTATGCTGTGTACTCTAACGGTAGCCTTGTAAAATGGGGTCCGACAAGTATGGGGAAAAAAGCAGCTCAGACAACGAGAGGGCTTACTTTTGCCAACTGGAAAAAGAAATTGTCGATTTCTACGGTTAGCACCGAGTGGAAACTTCCGTATAATTTTAATATTCACAATATTGGCGGAATCGGATGGCATGAGTATACACTGCCAGGATATCCTGCATCGCATTCTTGTCTGAGATTGTTGAGAAAAGATGCACAATGGCTATATTCTTACGCTGACACATGGATTCTGAGTCCCGGTGGAGCGACGACAAAAGCAAGAGGTACCGCTGTTATGGTCTTTGGAGATTATAACTGGGGCGGAAGAAGACCCTGGAAAAAGCTTTTAGATGATCCGAATGCAAACAATATTTCAGTAGAAGAACTTACTAAGTTATTAGAACCGGATGTTCCTAAAATGTTGAAAGAACAGGCTAACAGAGAAAAAGTTGCCGATTCTATTAAAACAGCAAGAGCAATGGCTCCTCCTGTTCAAAATGAAAGAGTTGGAGACACATTGTCTAAATAA
- a CDS encoding HAD family hydrolase: MKKLYCFDFDGTLTYKDTMFMYLKFYDSTRYRIQFLKHVPLFILLKLKLAETEKVKKSFIGSILKGQTQEKIELKSKQFFEHHYPKIVRENALDFIKNIDRNNTQSLLVTASLDIWVKPFAEELKMHLVSTRAEFKNGVFTGNFVGKNCNGKEKLVRIKEEINDSKYDKIIAFGDTSGDRPMLKWANEGHYQFFH, translated from the coding sequence ATGAAAAAATTGTATTGTTTTGATTTTGACGGAACCTTAACGTATAAGGATACAATGTTTATGTATCTCAAGTTTTACGATTCTACAAGATATCGGATACAATTTTTGAAACATGTTCCCCTCTTTATCTTATTAAAACTGAAGCTGGCTGAAACTGAAAAAGTGAAAAAAAGTTTCATCGGGTCGATTCTGAAAGGACAGACTCAGGAGAAAATTGAATTGAAGTCTAAACAGTTTTTTGAACATCATTATCCTAAAATTGTCAGGGAGAATGCATTAGACTTTATAAAAAATATCGATAGGAATAATACACAAAGCTTATTAGTTACTGCTTCACTCGATATCTGGGTTAAGCCCTTTGCCGAAGAATTAAAAATGCACCTCGTTTCTACACGGGCAGAGTTTAAGAACGGTGTTTTCACGGGAAACTTCGTGGGTAAAAATTGTAACGGGAAAGAAAAACTGGTAAGAATAAAAGAAGAAATCAACGATTCTAAGTACGATAAAATTATTGCATTTGGCGATACTTCAGGCGATCGGCCAATGTTGAAATGGGCAAATGAAGGACATTACCAATTTTTTCACTAA
- the trxA gene encoding thioredoxin, translated as MALEITDSSFQDTVLKSDKPVLVDFWAVWCGPCRTLGPIIEEVASDFEGKAIVGKVDVDNNQEISMQYGIRNIPTVLIFKNGEVVDKLVGVAPKEVIAEKLSAHL; from the coding sequence ATGGCTTTAGAAATTACAGACAGCTCATTCCAGGATACAGTATTAAAATCAGACAAACCAGTATTGGTAGACTTCTGGGCAGTATGGTGCGGACCGTGTAGAACATTGGGACCAATCATCGAAGAAGTAGCTTCAGATTTTGAAGGAAAAGCAATAGTAGGAAAAGTAGATGTAGACAACAACCAGGAAATTTCTATGCAGTATGGTATCAGAAATATTCCTACAGTTCTTATTTTTAAGAACGGAGAAGTAGTAGATAAATTAGTAGGTGTAGCTCCAAAAGAGGTAATCGCTGAAAAATTAAGCGCTCACTTGTAA
- a CDS encoding decaprenyl-phosphate phosphoribosyltransferase, translated as MKKYFKLLRVEQWVKNLFVFVPLFFSGNITNLDLLTKSIFAFIIFSLAASVVYILNDYNDIEADRKHPEKRRRPLASGAISKSKAIAILIGLVIADIALVFFAQLYFHEFLWKFATIIGFYVVMNLAYTFRLKHVPIIDIFIIAIGFVLRVLAGGYITGISISQWAILLTFVLALVLAIGKRRGELINAQVSGKTRKALDGYNVQFADIALSISITLAIVCYLMFTLSPEVQARFHERVFYTVVFVVFALLRYLQQTLVYNRTESPTKIVYRDRYIQVTLLLWVAAFLIQIYFKK; from the coding sequence ATGAAGAAATATTTTAAGCTGCTCCGGGTGGAGCAATGGGTGAAAAACCTGTTTGTATTTGTCCCTCTATTTTTTTCTGGTAATATTACCAACTTAGATTTACTGACCAAAAGTATCTTTGCTTTTATCATCTTCTCGCTTGCTGCAAGTGTTGTTTATATTCTTAATGATTATAATGACATTGAAGCAGACAGGAAACATCCTGAGAAAAGAAGACGCCCGTTGGCGAGCGGAGCGATTTCAAAATCAAAAGCAATCGCAATTCTCATCGGATTGGTTATTGCAGATATTGCGCTGGTATTCTTTGCCCAATTGTATTTCCATGAGTTTTTATGGAAGTTTGCTACCATCATTGGTTTCTATGTGGTCATGAATCTTGCCTATACTTTCAGGCTGAAGCATGTTCCTATTATCGATATTTTTATCATTGCGATAGGATTTGTACTAAGAGTATTGGCGGGAGGTTACATTACCGGAATCAGTATTTCACAATGGGCTATCTTACTTACTTTTGTGCTGGCTTTGGTATTGGCAATAGGAAAGAGAAGAGGAGAACTTATCAACGCACAGGTTTCAGGAAAAACAAGAAAAGCGTTGGATGGATATAATGTTCAGTTTGCTGATATTGCTTTATCCATCTCTATCACGCTTGCTATAGTTTGCTATCTGATGTTTACTCTGTCACCCGAAGTTCAGGCAAGATTTCATGAAAGAGTATTTTACACAGTGGTTTTTGTTGTATTTGCGCTTTTAAGATACCTGCAGCAAACCTTAGTTTACAACAGAACCGAATCTCCTACCAAAATTGTTTACAGAGATCGGTACATACAGGTTACCTTATTACTTTGGGTTGCCGCATTTTTAATTCAAATTTACTTTAAAAAATGA
- a CDS encoding lipocalin family protein: MKKLLLAGMLGTSLFAVSCSSVNNAATSQNQKADFLKMKGDWQIVSIDYDKGFKIKPFDEGADAQCFVGSHWRLIPNNWTGAYTLNGGGSCPAITQPIKFEVKGGNTFMFKKVMQGTKAKQNIAGYTLTLINQAQDQFSLQQDVPFEGGNVKVVYNFERTGMK, from the coding sequence ATGAAAAAGTTACTACTTGCAGGGATGTTAGGAACATCACTTTTTGCAGTGTCTTGTTCCTCGGTGAATAACGCAGCCACATCTCAGAATCAAAAGGCAGACTTTCTTAAAATGAAAGGTGACTGGCAGATTGTAAGCATAGATTACGATAAAGGATTTAAAATTAAACCTTTTGACGAAGGAGCAGATGCTCAGTGTTTTGTAGGAAGTCATTGGAGACTTATTCCTAATAACTGGACGGGCGCTTATACATTAAATGGAGGAGGAAGTTGTCCGGCAATTACACAGCCAATCAAATTTGAAGTAAAAGGCGGTAATACTTTTATGTTTAAAAAAGTGATGCAAGGCACGAAAGCTAAGCAAAATATCGCAGGTTATACTTTAACATTAATCAATCAGGCTCAAGATCAATTTTCACTTCAGCAGGATGTTCCTTTTGAAGGTGGAAATGTAAAAGTTGTTTACAACTTCGAAAGAACTGGAATGAAATAA
- a CDS encoding response regulator transcription factor: protein MEQIDKFFNDKNEVSGDAAIDYSQSGDYLEAVKALARTTYQSLYVINYQTRGFEYVSDNPLFLCGKTSEEVKALGYDFYFQNVKTADVEMLIKINEAGFEFYETIPVHDRKMYSISYDFNLINGKNMVLINHKLTPMFLTEEGQVWKALCVVSLSNNSSSGNVVVSKEGSADIWKYDLTENSWQKSEKVKLSSREYEILSLYASGLTINEIATKLFITADTVKFHRKKLFDKIGVNNIAEALSYAKTNKLI, encoded by the coding sequence ATGGAACAAATCGACAAGTTTTTTAATGATAAAAATGAGGTAAGTGGCGATGCTGCTATCGATTACAGTCAATCCGGGGATTATCTGGAGGCTGTAAAAGCACTTGCACGAACTACTTATCAGAGTTTGTACGTTATCAACTATCAAACCAGAGGGTTTGAGTATGTTTCAGACAATCCTCTTTTTCTATGTGGGAAGACTTCTGAAGAGGTTAAAGCATTAGGGTATGATTTTTATTTTCAAAATGTAAAGACTGCAGATGTAGAAATGCTGATTAAAATTAATGAGGCAGGATTTGAATTTTATGAAACAATTCCTGTACATGATAGAAAAATGTATTCTATTTCTTATGATTTTAATCTTATCAACGGGAAGAATATGGTTCTTATCAATCATAAACTTACTCCTATGTTTCTTACGGAGGAAGGGCAGGTTTGGAAGGCATTGTGTGTTGTTTCACTTTCCAATAACAGCTCTTCAGGCAATGTTGTAGTCAGCAAAGAAGGATCTGCCGATATCTGGAAATATGATCTGACAGAAAATAGTTGGCAGAAAAGTGAGAAAGTAAAGCTTTCTTCAAGAGAATATGAGATACTGAGCCTTTATGCCAGTGGCTTGACAATCAATGAAATTGCTACGAAACTTTTTATTACCGCTGATACCGTGAAATTCCACAGGAAAAAGCTTTTTGATAAAATTGGAGTCAACAATATTGCAGAGGCACTTTCGTATGCTAAAACAAATAAGTTGATTTAA